Proteins encoded together in one Drosophila albomicans strain 15112-1751.03 chromosome 2R, ASM965048v2, whole genome shotgun sequence window:
- the LOC117575084 gene encoding organic cation transporter protein isoform X2 yields MHDTAGKPSPIATPTQSPMASADPSTVPADDEDETDVIGELMGHYGKWQLLMTVLLSLFQVPNTFHISSSIYQAANKEFWCQRPEHLQQLPIDVWRNLSGSQDNCRRRAGIDWSQLSNDSLPTQLQQQAAALGDDGKHVACNSWEYETNDNVGNTWTSQWDLVCDKEHLKNVAEMFFLLGVATGGIISGYLSDKFGRKTMLFISAVLQTIFGLWLCFCSSFELYLTLRALLGLVSVSVTYSGLILAIEYVDGKWRTIAGMYNLFPLPISYMMISGLAYLTQDYQRLQLCIGIPGIFLCFLWFVVPESPRWLLVKGRIEEVRRIIEAAASFNGRQLPADYQLTPPTQESSTQDVTYLFRSSYLRRISICFLCIWFTINLIYYGLILNMSSFGGNVYLNSALAGLVEIPAIAVAMYIITKVGKKWLFCATLFCTGVACFCAAMTEGREDLLWLKITFLMMGKFTISAGNTIMPVYTAELYPTIIRNVGVGACNMAAGLALILTPYLSLLNKIEGHLLMTLLTAWSIFGGFVVLFLPETAVRKNAATTESRQANAAKQV; encoded by the exons ATGCACGACACAGCCGGCAAGCCGTCCCCCatagccacgcccacacaatCGCCAATGGCGTCGGCAGATCCTAGTACAGTACCAGCAGATGATGAGGACGAAACCGATGTGATTGGCGAGCTGATGGGTCACTATGGCAAATGGCAGCTGCTGATGACGGTGCTGCTCTCACTGTTCCAGGTGCCAAACACGTTCCACATATCCTCATCCATCTACCAGGCAGCCAACAAGGAGTTCTGGTGCCAGCGACCAGAGCATCTACAGCAATTGCCCATCGATGTTTGGCGGAATCTAAGCGGCTCCCAGGACAACTGTCGCCGTAGGGCAGGCATCGATTGGAGCCAATTGAGCAACGATTCCCTGCCGACTCAACTGCAG CAACAGGCAGCAGCCTTGGGCGATGATGGCAAGCATGTGGCCTGCAACAGCTGGGAATACGAGACGAACGATAATGTAGGCAACACATGGACTTCGCAGTGGGATTTAGTGTGCGACAAGGAGCATTTAAAGAACGTCGCCGAGATGTTCTTTTTGCTGGGCGTTGCAACAGGTGGCATCATTTCCGGCTATTTATCGGACAAATTTGGCCGCAAAACAATGCTCTTCATATCGGCCGTGCTGCAGACGATATTCG GTCTTTGGCTTTGCTTCTGCAGTTCCTTTGAGCTATACCTAACGTTGAGAGCGCTTTTGGGCCTTGTCTCTGTATCTGTGACTTACTCGGGCCTCATATTAGCCATTGAATATGTGGATGGCAAATGGCGAACTATAGCCGGCATGTACAATCTGTTTCCACTGCCCATTTCGTATATGATGATCTCTGGATTGGCTTATTTGACGCAGGACTATCAACGATTGCAGCTGTGCATTGGCATTCCCGGCATTTTCCTTTGTTTTCTCTG GTTTGTGGTGCCGGAATCGCCGCGCTGGCTGCTGGTCAAGGGTCGCATTGAGGAAGTGCGACGTATCATTGAGGCGGCGGCTAGTTTCAATGGACGACAATTGCCAGCTGATTACCAACTGACGCCGCCAACACAGGAGAGCAGTACACAGGACGTCACATATCTGTTTCGATCCAGCTATTTGAGGCGCATCTCCATCTGTTTCCTCTGCATTTGGTTCACCATCAATTTGATCTACTATGGCCTCATCTTGAACATGAGCTCGTTCGGTGGCAATGTCTATTTGAATTCG GCACTAGCTGGCCTAGTCGAAATACCCGCCATTGCGGTGGCGATGTACATTATCACCAAGGTGGGCAAGAAGTGGCTCTTTTGCGCCACATTGTTTTGCACCGGCGTCGCCTGCTTCTGTGCTGCGATGACCGAGGGGCGCGAGGATCTGCTCTGGCTGAAGATCACATTCCTGATGATGGGCAAATTTACGATCAGTGCTGGCAATACCATAATGCCCGTCTATACCGCGGAACTTTATCCCACGATAATACGCAATGTGGGTGTGGGTGCCTGCAACATGGCAGCCGGGTTGGCGCTCATTCTAACTCCCTATTTATCGCTTTTG aACAAAATCGAGGGCCACCTATTGATGACCCTACTAACCGCCTGGAGTATTTTTGGTGGCTTCGTTGTACTCTTCCTGCCTGAGACAGCGGTGCGAAAAAATGCAGCCACTACGGAAAGTCGCCAGGCGAATGCAGCAAAGCAGGTGTAA
- the LOC117575084 gene encoding organic cation transporter protein isoform X1 produces MPKHQGDALTHDIHPMEMEMELELQLPLLSAKEQAKFPLCAMHDTAGKPSPIATPTQSPMASADPSTVPADDEDETDVIGELMGHYGKWQLLMTVLLSLFQVPNTFHISSSIYQAANKEFWCQRPEHLQQLPIDVWRNLSGSQDNCRRRAGIDWSQLSNDSLPTQLQQQAAALGDDGKHVACNSWEYETNDNVGNTWTSQWDLVCDKEHLKNVAEMFFLLGVATGGIISGYLSDKFGRKTMLFISAVLQTIFGLWLCFCSSFELYLTLRALLGLVSVSVTYSGLILAIEYVDGKWRTIAGMYNLFPLPISYMMISGLAYLTQDYQRLQLCIGIPGIFLCFLWFVVPESPRWLLVKGRIEEVRRIIEAAASFNGRQLPADYQLTPPTQESSTQDVTYLFRSSYLRRISICFLCIWFTINLIYYGLILNMSSFGGNVYLNSALAGLVEIPAIAVAMYIITKVGKKWLFCATLFCTGVACFCAAMTEGREDLLWLKITFLMMGKFTISAGNTIMPVYTAELYPTIIRNVGVGACNMAAGLALILTPYLSLLNKIEGHLLMTLLTAWSIFGGFVVLFLPETAVRKNAATTESRQANAAKQV; encoded by the exons TTCCTTTGTGCGCCATGCACGACACAGCCGGCAAGCCGTCCCCCatagccacgcccacacaatCGCCAATGGCGTCGGCAGATCCTAGTACAGTACCAGCAGATGATGAGGACGAAACCGATGTGATTGGCGAGCTGATGGGTCACTATGGCAAATGGCAGCTGCTGATGACGGTGCTGCTCTCACTGTTCCAGGTGCCAAACACGTTCCACATATCCTCATCCATCTACCAGGCAGCCAACAAGGAGTTCTGGTGCCAGCGACCAGAGCATCTACAGCAATTGCCCATCGATGTTTGGCGGAATCTAAGCGGCTCCCAGGACAACTGTCGCCGTAGGGCAGGCATCGATTGGAGCCAATTGAGCAACGATTCCCTGCCGACTCAACTGCAG CAACAGGCAGCAGCCTTGGGCGATGATGGCAAGCATGTGGCCTGCAACAGCTGGGAATACGAGACGAACGATAATGTAGGCAACACATGGACTTCGCAGTGGGATTTAGTGTGCGACAAGGAGCATTTAAAGAACGTCGCCGAGATGTTCTTTTTGCTGGGCGTTGCAACAGGTGGCATCATTTCCGGCTATTTATCGGACAAATTTGGCCGCAAAACAATGCTCTTCATATCGGCCGTGCTGCAGACGATATTCG GTCTTTGGCTTTGCTTCTGCAGTTCCTTTGAGCTATACCTAACGTTGAGAGCGCTTTTGGGCCTTGTCTCTGTATCTGTGACTTACTCGGGCCTCATATTAGCCATTGAATATGTGGATGGCAAATGGCGAACTATAGCCGGCATGTACAATCTGTTTCCACTGCCCATTTCGTATATGATGATCTCTGGATTGGCTTATTTGACGCAGGACTATCAACGATTGCAGCTGTGCATTGGCATTCCCGGCATTTTCCTTTGTTTTCTCTG GTTTGTGGTGCCGGAATCGCCGCGCTGGCTGCTGGTCAAGGGTCGCATTGAGGAAGTGCGACGTATCATTGAGGCGGCGGCTAGTTTCAATGGACGACAATTGCCAGCTGATTACCAACTGACGCCGCCAACACAGGAGAGCAGTACACAGGACGTCACATATCTGTTTCGATCCAGCTATTTGAGGCGCATCTCCATCTGTTTCCTCTGCATTTGGTTCACCATCAATTTGATCTACTATGGCCTCATCTTGAACATGAGCTCGTTCGGTGGCAATGTCTATTTGAATTCG GCACTAGCTGGCCTAGTCGAAATACCCGCCATTGCGGTGGCGATGTACATTATCACCAAGGTGGGCAAGAAGTGGCTCTTTTGCGCCACATTGTTTTGCACCGGCGTCGCCTGCTTCTGTGCTGCGATGACCGAGGGGCGCGAGGATCTGCTCTGGCTGAAGATCACATTCCTGATGATGGGCAAATTTACGATCAGTGCTGGCAATACCATAATGCCCGTCTATACCGCGGAACTTTATCCCACGATAATACGCAATGTGGGTGTGGGTGCCTGCAACATGGCAGCCGGGTTGGCGCTCATTCTAACTCCCTATTTATCGCTTTTG aACAAAATCGAGGGCCACCTATTGATGACCCTACTAACCGCCTGGAGTATTTTTGGTGGCTTCGTTGTACTCTTCCTGCCTGAGACAGCGGTGCGAAAAAATGCAGCCACTACGGAAAGTCGCCAGGCGAATGCAGCAAAGCAGGTGTAA